In Gemmata obscuriglobus, a single genomic region encodes these proteins:
- a CDS encoding DUF4394 domain-containing protein — MPATVYALSANNILLKFDSASPNTLAATTTVAVPAGETLQGIDFRPRTGQLIGITFPTASTGDNPAKTYSINPNTGAVTLIGTSATVTGGNDSTANDIDFNPTVDRIRFASAALGNARINPNNGVLVTNDVGITPNTTEIIGLAYDRNTDRASTAYPTTLYVIDRATGTLGRLGSVDGAPNSPTGGVYTQIGALGVTLSATLEGGFDIVEATGAAGTANNNGLGTAYAALASTDGQTRFYSINLTTGAATLIGLVGTNGAEVYDLAVVPEGTVVVGSGLGANGDVRLLDPATGALRTAAPIIPFDGFKGGVRVATGDVNGDGVPDAIVTAIEAGNGHIKVFNGITGQQLTGAIGSFFSFAGFAGSVNVGAGDVNGDGFADVLVVANGANGHVKIFSGLDGTLLNSFLSYQSFLGNVTISAADFDNDGLEEVVTAAAINGHTKVFNGETGTAFVSASLPSFQNSFLAFSPYLGNVSVAVGDVNGDGTPDLVLGSGPGVRFNIRVVNGRDGTLISSFFVNDFGTTFTGGGYVALSDFNRDGRYDILTTPGVGIQASAVAIDPLTGTKLGSFTAFSNFLGGATVAASRF; from the coding sequence GTGCCGGCCACCGTGTACGCCCTCAGCGCCAACAACATCCTGCTCAAGTTCGACTCCGCGTCCCCGAACACGCTCGCCGCGACCACCACGGTGGCCGTGCCGGCGGGCGAAACGCTCCAGGGCATCGACTTCCGCCCGCGCACCGGGCAGCTCATCGGGATCACGTTCCCGACGGCCAGCACCGGCGACAACCCGGCCAAAACGTACTCCATTAACCCGAACACCGGGGCTGTGACGCTGATCGGCACCAGCGCCACGGTCACGGGCGGGAACGACTCGACCGCCAACGACATTGACTTCAACCCGACCGTGGACCGCATCCGGTTCGCGAGCGCCGCGCTCGGCAACGCCCGCATCAACCCGAACAACGGCGTGCTGGTCACGAACGACGTCGGCATCACGCCGAACACGACCGAGATCATCGGCCTCGCGTACGACCGCAACACCGACCGCGCGAGCACGGCCTACCCGACCACGCTGTACGTGATCGACCGGGCGACCGGCACGCTGGGGCGGCTCGGCAGCGTGGACGGCGCTCCGAACAGCCCGACCGGCGGGGTGTACACGCAGATCGGCGCGCTGGGCGTCACGCTGAGCGCGACTCTTGAGGGCGGGTTCGACATCGTCGAGGCCACCGGGGCCGCTGGGACCGCTAACAACAACGGCCTGGGCACCGCTTACGCCGCCCTGGCCTCGACCGACGGGCAGACGCGGTTCTACTCGATCAACCTCACCACCGGCGCCGCCACCCTGATCGGGCTGGTCGGCACCAACGGGGCGGAGGTGTACGACCTCGCGGTGGTGCCCGAGGGCACGGTGGTGGTGGGCTCGGGCCTCGGCGCCAACGGCGACGTGCGGCTGCTCGACCCGGCCACCGGCGCGCTGCGCACCGCGGCGCCGATCATCCCGTTCGACGGGTTCAAGGGCGGGGTGCGTGTCGCCACCGGCGACGTGAACGGCGACGGCGTGCCGGACGCGATCGTCACCGCGATCGAGGCCGGTAACGGGCACATCAAGGTGTTTAACGGCATCACCGGCCAGCAGTTGACCGGCGCGATCGGCAGCTTCTTCTCGTTCGCGGGGTTCGCGGGGTCGGTGAACGTGGGCGCCGGCGACGTGAACGGCGACGGGTTCGCCGACGTCCTCGTGGTGGCCAACGGGGCGAACGGCCACGTGAAGATCTTCAGCGGCCTGGACGGCACGCTGCTGAACAGCTTCCTCTCGTACCAGAGCTTCCTGGGCAACGTCACCATCTCCGCGGCCGACTTCGACAACGACGGCCTGGAAGAGGTCGTCACCGCGGCCGCGATCAACGGCCACACCAAGGTGTTCAACGGCGAGACCGGGACCGCGTTCGTCTCGGCCAGCTTGCCGAGCTTCCAGAACAGCTTCCTCGCGTTCAGCCCGTACCTGGGCAACGTGTCGGTGGCCGTCGGCGACGTGAACGGCGACGGCACGCCGGACCTGGTGCTCGGCAGCGGCCCGGGGGTGCGGTTCAACATCCGCGTGGTGAACGGCCGCGACGGCACGCTGATTAGCAGCTTCTTCGTGAACGACTTCGGCACCACGTTCACCGGCGGCGGCTACGTGGCCCTCTCGGACTTCAACCGCGACGGCCGGTACGACATTCTCACTACCCCGGGCGTGGGCATCCAGGCGTCCGCCGTCGCGATCGACCCGCTGACGGGGACGAAGCTGGGCAGCTTCACCGCGTTCAGCAACTTCCTTGGCGGCGCCACCGTGGCCGCTTCCCGGTTCTGA
- a CDS encoding thioredoxin family protein translates to MNLFTKFEAGLPLAQFLKYGTDAHRARWQAAAAQTVLTGPQQELVRTFTRRTNVLLLAGAWCGDCSSQCPIFERIAEINPNVVVRYIDRDEHADAQAALQINGGNRVPVAVFFSEDGHEVARYGERTLARYRALVAQLTGEGCATGFVKGDDPVQKAVVQEWLDQLERVQCILRLSPRLRAKHGD, encoded by the coding sequence ATGAACCTGTTCACCAAGTTCGAGGCGGGGCTGCCGCTGGCGCAGTTCCTGAAGTACGGCACCGACGCACACCGCGCGCGCTGGCAGGCCGCGGCCGCGCAAACGGTTCTTACCGGGCCGCAGCAGGAACTGGTCCGCACATTCACGCGACGCACAAACGTCCTGCTTCTCGCCGGGGCTTGGTGCGGCGACTGCTCGTCGCAGTGCCCCATCTTCGAGCGGATCGCCGAAATCAATCCGAACGTCGTCGTTCGATACATCGACCGCGACGAGCACGCCGACGCGCAGGCCGCGCTGCAAATTAACGGCGGAAACCGGGTTCCGGTCGCCGTCTTCTTCTCAGAAGACGGCCACGAGGTCGCCCGGTACGGCGAGCGCACGCTGGCCCGCTACCGTGCGCTCGTCGCCCAGCTCACCGGCGAAGGCTGCGCAACCGGCTTCGTGAAAGGAGACGACCCGGTCCAGAAGGCGGTAGTTCAGGAGTGGCTCGACCAACTCGAGCGCGTGCAGTGCATCTTGCGCCTGTCCCCCCGGCTCCGCGCGAAACACGGTGATTGA
- the uvrB gene encoding excinuclease ABC subunit UvrB, which yields MAARFQITSDYAPAGDQPKAIEQLTQGFANGKKVQVLLGATGTGKTFTASNVIARANKPTLVLAHNKTLAAQLYKEFKGFFKNNAVHYFVSYYDYYQPEAYIPQRDIYIEKDSSINENIDRLRLAATSALVSREDVIIVASVSCIYGLGSPSDYKRMMVYVRKGETLDRDNMLLRLIDIQYKRNDVAFERGTVRVRGDTIDVWPASEEFAYRIELFGDDVETLSVIHPVSGETIRPLDDLYIYPAKHFVTPEERVQAAIKGIEEELNQRLEQFKTEGKLLEMERLKARCRYDLDMLREVGYCSGIENYARWFSGRAPGEAPYTLIDFFPEDFLLVVDESHVTLPQVRGMYFGDRSRKETLVAHGFRLPSALDNRPLKFDEFEKRMTQCLCLSATPGPYELEKVGGEVVEQVIRPTGLVDPVIHVKPARGQVKDLEAEVRTRAAKGERALVTVLTKRMAEDLTTYFRDAGMRCKWLHSELDAIERIQVLRELREGQFDVLVGVNLLREGLDLPEVSLVAILDADKEGFLRSDKSLIQTMGRAARNVNAEVILYADVVTDSMSRAMNETNRRREIQLAYNAEHGITPQTVKTAIKNEIEDEIEAHQMAQAAATGSSAAAEDYVTVEYVQSLYEEMLEAAKTLDFERAQALRDQIVRLETELRKKHGDAAPPSVLGNKTVPVSQPAGAKRRAKRKNA from the coding sequence ATGGCAGCCCGGTTCCAGATCACCAGCGATTACGCGCCCGCCGGCGACCAGCCCAAAGCCATCGAGCAGCTTACCCAGGGGTTCGCCAACGGCAAAAAGGTCCAGGTGCTCCTCGGCGCCACCGGCACCGGGAAGACGTTCACCGCGTCCAACGTCATCGCCCGCGCGAACAAGCCCACGCTGGTGCTGGCCCACAACAAGACCCTCGCCGCCCAGCTCTACAAGGAGTTCAAAGGGTTCTTCAAGAACAACGCGGTCCACTACTTCGTCAGCTATTACGACTACTACCAGCCCGAAGCGTACATCCCGCAGCGCGACATCTACATCGAAAAAGACTCCAGCATCAACGAGAACATCGACCGGCTGCGGCTCGCCGCCACGTCCGCCCTCGTGAGCCGCGAGGACGTCATCATCGTCGCGTCGGTGTCGTGCATCTACGGCCTCGGGTCCCCCTCCGACTACAAGCGGATGATGGTCTACGTCCGCAAGGGGGAGACGCTCGACCGGGACAACATGCTCCTGCGGCTGATCGACATCCAGTACAAGCGGAACGACGTGGCGTTCGAGCGCGGGACGGTGCGGGTCCGCGGCGACACCATCGACGTGTGGCCGGCGTCCGAGGAGTTCGCGTACCGGATCGAGCTGTTCGGCGACGACGTCGAGACGCTGTCGGTGATCCACCCGGTGTCCGGCGAAACGATCCGGCCGCTGGACGACCTCTACATCTACCCGGCGAAGCACTTCGTCACCCCGGAGGAGCGCGTCCAGGCGGCCATCAAGGGCATCGAAGAGGAACTGAACCAGCGGCTCGAGCAGTTCAAGACCGAGGGCAAGCTGCTGGAAATGGAGCGGCTCAAGGCCCGCTGCCGGTACGACCTGGACATGCTCCGCGAGGTGGGGTACTGCTCCGGCATCGAGAACTACGCCCGCTGGTTCAGCGGCCGCGCGCCCGGCGAGGCGCCGTACACGCTCATCGACTTCTTCCCTGAAGACTTCCTGCTCGTGGTGGACGAGTCGCACGTCACGCTGCCGCAGGTCCGCGGGATGTACTTCGGGGACCGCAGCCGCAAGGAAACGCTGGTCGCGCACGGGTTCCGGCTGCCGAGCGCGCTCGACAACCGGCCGCTCAAGTTCGACGAGTTCGAGAAGCGGATGACGCAGTGCCTGTGCCTCTCCGCGACCCCCGGCCCCTACGAACTGGAGAAGGTCGGCGGGGAGGTGGTCGAACAGGTGATCCGGCCGACCGGGCTGGTCGACCCGGTCATCCACGTGAAGCCCGCCCGCGGGCAAGTCAAGGACCTGGAGGCCGAGGTGCGCACCCGGGCCGCGAAGGGCGAACGGGCGCTCGTAACGGTGCTCACCAAGCGCATGGCGGAAGACCTCACCACCTACTTCCGCGACGCCGGGATGCGGTGCAAGTGGCTCCACTCGGAACTCGACGCGATCGAACGCATTCAGGTGCTCCGGGAGCTGCGCGAGGGACAGTTCGACGTGCTGGTGGGGGTGAACCTGCTCCGCGAGGGCCTCGACCTGCCGGAGGTGTCGCTGGTGGCCATCCTCGACGCCGACAAGGAGGGCTTCCTGCGGTCCGACAAGTCGCTGATCCAGACGATGGGCCGCGCCGCGCGGAACGTGAACGCGGAGGTGATCCTGTACGCCGACGTGGTGACCGACTCGATGAGCCGGGCCATGAACGAAACGAACCGGCGGCGCGAGATCCAGCTCGCGTACAACGCCGAACACGGGATCACGCCGCAAACGGTGAAGACGGCGATCAAGAACGAGATCGAGGACGAGATCGAGGCGCACCAGATGGCGCAGGCGGCCGCGACCGGCAGCAGCGCTGCGGCGGAAGACTACGTCACGGTCGAGTACGTTCAGAGCCTGTACGAGGAGATGCTCGAGGCGGCCAAAACGCTCGACTTCGAACGCGCGCAGGCGCTGCGCGACCAGATCGTGCGGCTCGAAACCGAGCTGCGCAAGAAGCACGGCGACGCCGCACCGCCGAGCGTGTTGGGCAACAAGACGGTGCCCGTCAGTCAGCCGGCCGGGGCGAAGCGACGCGCCAAGCGGAAGAACGCCTGA
- the tnpA gene encoding IS200/IS605 family transposase → MPQSFACLHVHIVFSTKFREPLITLDLAPRLYSYLGGAARIAEAPLIAVGGIADHIHLLVSLGRCGCVADLVRDLKANSSAWVHATFPAARFAWQGGYGAFAVSKSNVEAVRAYIGRQEEHHRKQNYQDEFREFLTRHEQEWDERYVWD, encoded by the coding sequence ATGCCCCAATCGTTCGCGTGCCTGCACGTCCACATCGTGTTCAGCACCAAGTTCCGCGAACCGCTCATCACCCTCGACTTGGCCCCGCGACTTTACAGCTACCTCGGCGGCGCGGCCCGGATCGCCGAGGCACCGCTCATTGCGGTCGGCGGGATCGCCGATCACATTCACCTGCTCGTGTCGCTCGGCCGGTGCGGGTGCGTCGCGGATCTGGTCCGCGACCTGAAGGCGAACTCGTCCGCGTGGGTTCACGCGACGTTCCCCGCGGCGCGGTTCGCGTGGCAGGGCGGGTACGGGGCGTTCGCGGTCAGCAAGTCGAACGTCGAGGCGGTGCGGGCCTACATCGGACGCCAAGAGGAGCACCACCGCAAGCAGAACTACCAGGACGAGTTCCGCGAGTTCCTGACCCGGCACGAACAGGAATGGGACGAACGATATGTGTGGGATTGA
- a CDS encoding TIGR01777 family oxidoreductase, producing MPDDVFTLRSPMPVSADELYAWHARPLAFRRLAPPWEDTQVVKQEGAFGTEGFRVTLRTNVVGPVSGTWLAESYNFRPGLGFRDRQLEGPFAAFNHNHEFIPNGPDHSFLEDRIEYRVPLGWPGRVLGSGIVKRRLAQVFAYRHFITASDLARHAKFADRPRLTVAVTGSRGLVGSELVPLLTTGGHRVVRLLTGDARPPYDDGTTWTSWKPDAPLASSALEGVDALVHLAGDNVAEGRWTAAKKQKIVDSRDGPTRALVQSLVALPAERRPKVFVCASAVGFYGDRGEEELTEESAAGTGFFPEVTKKWEEACAPARDAGIRVVNLRIGVVLSPKGGALGKQLLAFKAGGGAVLGSGRQFVPWITVNDTAGAIYHTLMNESVSGPVNIVGPNPVTNREFTKALGRVLNRPAFLWLPRFALRALFGEIADEALLASMKARPAKLAMTGFTFSHTELEPALRFLLGR from the coding sequence ATGCCCGATGATGTGTTCACCCTGCGTTCGCCGATGCCCGTGTCGGCCGACGAACTGTACGCCTGGCACGCCCGCCCGCTCGCGTTCCGGCGGCTCGCGCCGCCCTGGGAGGATACCCAGGTCGTGAAGCAGGAGGGTGCGTTCGGTACGGAGGGATTCCGCGTCACTCTGCGCACCAACGTCGTTGGTCCGGTCAGCGGCACGTGGCTCGCCGAGTCCTACAACTTCCGCCCGGGACTCGGGTTCAGGGACCGTCAGCTCGAGGGGCCGTTCGCGGCCTTCAACCACAACCACGAGTTCATCCCGAATGGCCCGGACCACTCATTCCTCGAAGACCGCATCGAGTACCGCGTCCCCTTGGGGTGGCCCGGGCGGGTACTCGGGAGCGGCATCGTCAAGCGGCGGCTCGCGCAGGTGTTCGCCTACCGACATTTCATCACCGCCAGCGACCTCGCCCGGCACGCGAAGTTCGCCGACCGACCGCGCCTCACGGTCGCTGTTACCGGCTCGCGTGGGCTGGTCGGCTCGGAACTCGTGCCGCTGCTCACCACCGGCGGGCACCGGGTCGTTCGGCTGCTCACCGGCGACGCCCGCCCGCCCTACGACGACGGCACTACGTGGACAAGCTGGAAGCCCGACGCGCCGCTCGCCTCTTCTGCCCTTGAGGGCGTAGACGCACTGGTTCACCTCGCTGGTGACAACGTCGCTGAGGGGCGCTGGACGGCCGCCAAGAAACAAAAGATCGTCGACAGCCGCGACGGCCCGACCCGGGCGCTCGTGCAGTCGCTGGTGGCGCTCCCCGCCGAGCGCCGGCCGAAGGTGTTCGTGTGCGCGTCGGCGGTGGGATTCTACGGGGACCGCGGCGAGGAAGAGCTGACCGAGGAATCGGCGGCGGGCACCGGTTTCTTTCCCGAGGTGACGAAGAAGTGGGAGGAGGCGTGCGCGCCGGCGCGCGACGCCGGTATCCGCGTCGTCAACCTCCGCATCGGCGTGGTGCTCTCGCCGAAGGGCGGGGCGCTCGGGAAGCAGTTGTTGGCGTTCAAGGCCGGCGGCGGGGCCGTGCTCGGGAGCGGAAGGCAGTTCGTCCCGTGGATCACCGTGAACGACACGGCCGGCGCGATTTACCACACACTGATGAACGAGTCGGTGAGCGGCCCGGTGAACATCGTCGGACCGAACCCGGTGACCAACCGGGAGTTCACCAAAGCTCTGGGCCGCGTGCTGAACCGGCCGGCGTTCCTGTGGCTCCCCCGGTTCGCGCTTCGGGCGCTGTTCGGCGAGATCGCGGACGAGGCGCTGCTCGCGAGCATGAAGGCCCGCCCCGCGAAGCTCGCGATGACGGGATTCACCTTCAGCCATACCGAACTGGAACCGGCGTTGCGGTTCTTGCTCGGACGGTAG
- a CDS encoding ATP-grasp domain-containing protein encodes MVRSCPDAPVLLSEPVEWSVELRYFVLEGRVIAGSPYLSYGRPAWRRTDASGPLPTAGRPLVEQLCADMKDRLPPVFVADVGLIEDRGWAVVEFNPVWSAGLLNADPGAVLPALQRASRRRTELTDDDRRWDLPK; translated from the coding sequence GTGGTGCGCTCATGTCCCGACGCCCCGGTTCTGCTCAGCGAGCCGGTCGAGTGGTCGGTGGAGTTGCGGTACTTTGTGCTGGAAGGGCGTGTGATCGCGGGCTCACCGTATCTCTCTTACGGGCGCCCCGCGTGGCGCCGCACGGACGCATCAGGTCCGCTGCCCACTGCGGGGCGACCGTTGGTCGAGCAACTTTGTGCGGACATGAAAGACCGGCTGCCGCCGGTGTTTGTGGCTGACGTGGGACTGATCGAGGACCGCGGTTGGGCGGTGGTGGAGTTCAACCCGGTGTGGTCGGCCGGGTTGCTGAATGCCGACCCGGGTGCCGTGCTTCCGGCACTTCAGCGGGCCAGCCGGCGCCGCACCGAACTGACCGACGACGACCGCCGCTGGGATTTGCCAAAGTGA
- a CDS encoding FG-GAP repeat domain-containing protein — protein sequence MRLALTLTLTAAGLTAALTPSAAAPKAGEPVITWKKTVLDTKFRSEGVAVADVNKDGKIDVLNGEYWYEAPDWKAHELQPFMDHKDGLRNYSRVFACWTEDLNGDGYADLIVIDFPGAPCYWMENPKGKAAGENGKPLHWKKHIIWHSACNETPLYTELTEQGKRVLIMGSQPKGKETEGQMAYFTPNPKDPTALWELHPISEPSVAPEMKDGKPVPNTGTEIPGTRKFSHGLGVGDINGDGRADVMCVNGWWEQPEKADGKTAWKFHPANLGAAAADMYAYDMDGDGKADVISSSAHQFGIWYHKQRATSKDGHPTFEKVDLFPKLVSETHAAHFKDIDGDGRPDLITGKRWWSHGRAEPGSDGPAAIYWFKNTKGADGIVKFTPMTIDEDSGIGTQFEVADINGDGLLDVISSNKKGVRVIIQERKR from the coding sequence ATGCGCCTCGCACTCACCCTCACACTCACCGCGGCCGGGCTGACCGCCGCGCTCACCCCGTCGGCCGCCGCGCCCAAGGCCGGCGAGCCAGTCATCACCTGGAAAAAGACCGTTCTCGACACCAAGTTCCGGTCCGAAGGCGTGGCCGTCGCGGACGTGAACAAGGACGGCAAGATCGACGTACTCAACGGCGAGTACTGGTACGAGGCGCCGGACTGGAAGGCCCACGAACTGCAACCGTTCATGGACCACAAGGACGGGTTGCGCAACTACAGCCGCGTGTTCGCGTGCTGGACCGAGGACCTCAACGGGGACGGCTACGCGGACCTCATCGTGATCGACTTTCCGGGCGCACCGTGCTACTGGATGGAGAACCCGAAGGGCAAAGCGGCTGGCGAAAACGGCAAGCCGCTGCACTGGAAGAAGCACATCATCTGGCACTCCGCCTGTAACGAAACGCCGCTCTACACGGAACTGACTGAGCAGGGTAAGCGTGTCCTCATCATGGGCTCGCAGCCGAAGGGCAAAGAGACCGAAGGGCAGATGGCCTACTTCACCCCCAACCCGAAGGACCCGACGGCGCTGTGGGAACTGCACCCAATCAGTGAGCCCAGCGTCGCGCCGGAAATGAAGGACGGCAAGCCGGTTCCGAACACCGGGACGGAGATCCCGGGCACGCGGAAATTCAGCCACGGGCTGGGAGTCGGTGACATCAACGGGGACGGCCGCGCCGACGTGATGTGCGTTAACGGGTGGTGGGAACAGCCCGAGAAGGCCGACGGAAAAACGGCCTGGAAGTTCCACCCCGCCAACTTGGGCGCCGCCGCGGCAGACATGTACGCCTACGACATGGACGGCGACGGCAAAGCCGACGTCATCAGCTCTTCCGCCCACCAGTTCGGCATCTGGTATCACAAGCAGCGCGCCACGAGCAAAGACGGCCACCCGACGTTCGAGAAGGTGGACCTGTTCCCGAAGCTGGTGAGCGAGACCCACGCAGCGCACTTCAAGGACATCGACGGCGACGGCCGCCCGGACCTCATCACCGGCAAGCGCTGGTGGAGCCACGGGCGGGCTGAACCGGGCTCCGACGGTCCGGCCGCGATCTACTGGTTCAAGAACACGAAGGGCGCCGACGGGATCGTCAAGTTCACCCCGATGACCATCGACGAAGATTCCGGCATCGGAACCCAGTTCGAGGTCGCGGACATCAACGGCGACGGGTTGCTCGACGTGATCTCGTCGAACAAGAAGGGCGTCCGAGTGATCATTCAAGAACGGAAGAGGTGA